A window of Longispora fulva contains these coding sequences:
- the asnB gene encoding asparagine synthase (glutamine-hydrolyzing) — MCGIAGWVDFDRDLAGEYRTARAMTATMSCRGPDDEGLWLTGHAAIGHRRLAIVDLDGGRQPMTAEDDGRTTAVLSFCGEVYNYRELRTELLGHGHRFRTASDTEVVLRAYLQWGEGMVDRLNGMFALAVWDPGREELLLIRDRMGVKPLYYYPTPAGVLFGSEPKAILANPSVPRRVDADGLSEVLDMVRTPGHAVFTGMSEVRPGHLVRVRRSGLTEHRYWGLEAREHPDDLPTTIRTVRDLLEDTVTRQLVSDVPRCLLLSGGLDSSAITALAAQALPGEKVRSFSVDFAGAAERFRPDAVRGAADAPFVRDMVAHAGTEHTEVLLDSAGLVDPGVRAAVLAATDLPPAYWGDMWPSLYLLFRAVRQRSTVALSGESADELFGGYRWFRNPAALSADTFPWLTSGSARYFGGLAFLDQGLQAKLDLPARRTASYHEALAEVPVLAGEDPGERRMREVTHLNLTRFVRALLDRKDRMSMAVGLEVRVPFCDHRLVEYVFNVPWAMKSFDGREKSLLRAAVADLLPASVLERVKTPYPATQDPGYERALRADLAGLLAAGDSPVLPMLDLDRVRGYLRRPVGAVSQPYDRGGLEMALWLDRWLTAYDVTVDL; from the coding sequence ATGTGCGGGATCGCGGGCTGGGTGGACTTCGACCGGGACCTGGCGGGTGAGTACCGGACGGCGCGGGCCATGACCGCGACCATGTCCTGCCGGGGACCCGACGACGAGGGGCTGTGGCTGACCGGCCACGCGGCGATCGGTCACCGCCGGCTCGCCATCGTCGACCTCGACGGAGGCCGCCAACCGATGACGGCCGAGGACGACGGGCGCACGACGGCGGTGCTCAGCTTCTGCGGCGAGGTCTACAACTACCGGGAGCTGCGGACCGAACTTCTCGGCCACGGGCACCGGTTCCGGACGGCCAGCGACACCGAGGTCGTGCTGCGCGCGTACCTGCAGTGGGGCGAGGGCATGGTCGATCGGCTCAACGGGATGTTCGCCCTCGCCGTCTGGGACCCGGGACGCGAGGAACTGCTGCTGATCCGTGACCGGATGGGCGTCAAACCGCTGTACTACTACCCGACCCCCGCCGGGGTGCTGTTCGGATCCGAACCCAAGGCGATCCTGGCGAACCCGTCGGTGCCGCGCAGGGTCGACGCCGACGGGCTGAGCGAGGTACTGGACATGGTCCGGACGCCGGGGCACGCGGTGTTCACCGGCATGTCCGAGGTCAGGCCCGGGCACCTCGTCCGGGTGCGCCGGTCGGGCCTGACGGAACACCGGTACTGGGGCCTGGAAGCCCGCGAGCACCCCGACGACCTGCCGACCACCATCCGCACGGTGCGCGACCTGCTCGAGGACACGGTCACCCGCCAGCTGGTCTCCGACGTGCCCCGCTGCCTGCTGCTGTCCGGCGGACTGGACTCCTCGGCGATCACGGCCCTGGCCGCCCAGGCACTTCCGGGGGAGAAGGTCCGGTCGTTCTCAGTGGACTTCGCGGGGGCCGCCGAGCGGTTCCGGCCCGACGCCGTCCGGGGGGCCGCCGACGCGCCGTTCGTCCGGGACATGGTCGCGCACGCAGGCACCGAGCACACCGAGGTGCTGCTGGACAGCGCCGGGCTGGTCGACCCGGGGGTGCGGGCCGCCGTGCTGGCGGCGACCGACCTGCCACCGGCCTACTGGGGCGACATGTGGCCCTCGCTGTACCTGCTGTTCCGGGCCGTGCGGCAGCGGTCCACGGTGGCGCTGTCGGGCGAGTCGGCCGACGAGCTCTTCGGCGGGTACCGGTGGTTCCGCAACCCGGCCGCGCTGAGCGCCGACACGTTCCCCTGGCTGACGTCGGGCTCGGCCCGGTACTTCGGCGGCCTGGCCTTCCTCGACCAGGGGCTACAGGCCAAACTGGACCTTCCCGCGCGCCGCACGGCCAGCTACCACGAGGCGCTCGCCGAGGTGCCGGTCCTGGCCGGCGAGGACCCCGGCGAGCGGCGGATGCGCGAGGTCACCCACCTCAACCTGACCCGGTTCGTCCGCGCGCTGCTGGACCGCAAGGACCGGATGAGCATGGCCGTCGGGCTGGAGGTCCGGGTTCCGTTCTGCGACCACCGGCTCGTCGAGTACGTCTTCAACGTGCCCTGGGCGATGAAGAGCTTCGACGGCCGGGAGAAGAGCCTGCTGCGGGCCGCCGTCGCCGACCTGCTGCCCGCCTCGGTGCTCGAACGCGTCAAGACCCCCTACCCCGCGACCCAGGATCCCGGCTACGAGCGTGCCCTGCGCGCCGACCTGGCCGGGCTGCTCGCCGCCGGCGACTCCCCGGTGCTGCCGATGCTGGACCTGGACCGGGTACGCGGCTACCTCCGCCGCCCCGTCGGCGCGGTCAGCCAGCCGTACGACCGCGGCGGGCTGGAGATGGCCCTGTGGCTGGACCGGTGGCTGACCGCCTACGACGTCACCGTCGACCTGTGA
- a CDS encoding SDR family NAD(P)-dependent oxidoreductase translates to MELGLSGRTVLVTGATGGIGQATARAFATAGARVAVAYRSGRENAEELAASLGVPAMAVRYALDEQDSPAEAVAAVEERFGGIDVLVANAVRWGTRRGPDTRFDEVAARDWAPVIAENLTPTIRTAQLVLPGMRRRSWGRIALISSHVATDGARGQEFYGAAKAGLHGFARSLAFDAGPDDVLVNVVSPGLTATERVLSGLPAPVREREIGLTPLGRLCTPEEVAHVIVFLCSAANGGVTGETVTVAGGR, encoded by the coding sequence ATGGAGCTGGGACTGTCAGGTCGGACCGTACTCGTCACCGGGGCCACCGGTGGCATCGGTCAAGCCACGGCCCGGGCCTTCGCCACGGCGGGGGCCCGGGTCGCCGTCGCGTACCGGTCCGGCCGCGAGAACGCCGAGGAGCTGGCCGCGAGCCTGGGGGTACCGGCCATGGCGGTCCGCTACGCGCTGGACGAGCAGGACTCCCCCGCGGAGGCGGTCGCGGCCGTCGAGGAACGGTTCGGCGGCATCGACGTCCTGGTCGCCAACGCGGTGCGGTGGGGCACCCGCCGCGGGCCGGACACCCGGTTCGACGAGGTCGCCGCACGGGATTGGGCGCCGGTCATCGCCGAGAACCTGACGCCGACCATCCGCACCGCCCAGCTCGTCCTGCCCGGCATGCGCCGGCGGTCCTGGGGCCGGATCGCGCTGATCTCCTCGCACGTCGCCACAGACGGGGCCCGGGGCCAGGAGTTCTACGGCGCGGCGAAGGCCGGCCTGCACGGGTTCGCCCGGAGCCTGGCCTTCGACGCCGGGCCGGACGACGTCCTGGTCAACGTCGTCTCCCCCGGCCTGACCGCGACCGAGCGGGTCCTGTCCGGCCTGCCGGCCCCGGTCCGGGAGCGCGAGATCGGTCTCACCCCGCTCGGCAGGCTGTGCACCCCGGAGGAGGTCGCCCACGTGATCGTGTTCCTGTGCTCGGCGGCCAACGGCGGTGTCACCGGTGAGACGGTGACCGTGGCGGGCGGCCGGTGA
- a CDS encoding antibiotic biosynthesis monooxygenase family protein, whose amino-acid sequence MITLVNKVTVTGDLAEFERAHSAVAEFMRVQPGARRFQLLRSAEDPTVFVEVAEWESRDHHARALAAPGFYERAGVMRSLAEFERAMYDVVRTEEPSSGA is encoded by the coding sequence ATGATCACCCTCGTCAACAAGGTCACCGTCACGGGCGACCTCGCGGAGTTCGAGCGGGCGCATTCCGCGGTCGCGGAGTTCATGCGCGTGCAACCCGGGGCGCGCCGGTTCCAGCTCCTGCGGTCGGCGGAGGACCCGACGGTGTTCGTCGAGGTCGCCGAGTGGGAGAGCCGCGATCACCACGCCCGGGCACTGGCGGCCCCCGGGTTCTACGAACGGGCCGGGGTGATGCGGTCTCTCGCGGAGTTCGAACGGGCGATGTACGACGTCGTGCGGACCGAGGAGCCCTCGAGCGGGGCCTGA
- a CDS encoding AMP-binding protein, which translates to MRIEQRAVVRAPAELAYRLVEDVTLWARWFEPAVHAATVGRGPGGDTVRRWALRGGDLHAWTSTRRLDPAGGWLTFDQLEPPAPLAAMGGEWRFTARADGTTLVEVSHEFRLLGGDPTQIAERTRAQSQRQLDALTAAAERWAGLDDVELARLAFPTDLPIDAVLRHTAARVPDRAAIVTPAGTVTYAELDDRVSRTAGFLTALGPQATVAVTPVLGLGFPLVLYGASRAGHTTLTVKMALTGADLAAFLTENGVRAAFLTRAQLAGLPEVPGLEAYPVDEIPAGEPTPGRGDPATVAYVHFTHGTTGAPKPIELTHRNLVANAAQTAQVHELDQLDIVLNHLPVYHNMHLNGAVWAGATQVLCVDPDPAAAIAMANAHRVRCLYAQPGQLARLAADPRLSTFHLDTVEVIRTGGTDLRPAVATALSERFGVPVIQGYGMVETAALTHSDRRARPTVGSVGPAVPGTECRIVDVDTREPLGPGTPGEVLVRGPQVAAGRVDADGWLATGDLGHVDDIGTLTLVDRLGDVFKVGNELVSPTEIERVLLDHPDVHECAVVGYPDDILGQVPYALIVQSPPDPDRLAELLESANKLLPAHQRLHSVSAVDAIPGARFGKIHRRELRDRIAPTPQGEQ; encoded by the coding sequence ATGAGGATCGAGCAGCGGGCGGTCGTGCGAGCGCCGGCCGAGCTGGCCTACCGGCTGGTCGAGGACGTCACGCTCTGGGCCCGATGGTTCGAGCCCGCCGTGCACGCGGCCACCGTCGGCCGGGGACCCGGCGGGGACACCGTGCGCCGCTGGGCCCTGCGGGGCGGCGACCTGCACGCCTGGACGTCGACCCGCCGCCTCGACCCCGCCGGGGGCTGGCTGACCTTCGACCAGCTCGAACCGCCGGCGCCGCTGGCGGCGATGGGCGGCGAGTGGCGGTTCACCGCCCGTGCCGACGGGACGACCCTGGTCGAGGTCAGTCACGAGTTCCGCCTCCTCGGCGGCGACCCGACCCAGATCGCCGAGCGCACGAGGGCCCAGTCGCAGCGGCAACTCGACGCGCTGACGGCGGCTGCGGAGCGGTGGGCTGGCCTCGACGACGTGGAACTCGCCCGGCTGGCGTTCCCCACCGACCTTCCCATCGACGCGGTACTGCGGCACACCGCCGCCCGGGTGCCGGACCGGGCCGCGATCGTGACGCCCGCCGGGACGGTGACGTACGCGGAACTCGACGACCGGGTCAGCCGGACCGCGGGATTCCTCACCGCGCTCGGCCCGCAGGCGACGGTGGCGGTCACCCCCGTCCTGGGACTGGGTTTCCCGCTCGTGCTGTACGGGGCGTCGCGGGCCGGGCACACCACTCTCACCGTGAAGATGGCACTTACCGGCGCGGACCTGGCGGCGTTCCTGACGGAGAACGGGGTGCGGGCGGCGTTCCTGACGAGGGCGCAGCTCGCCGGCCTGCCCGAGGTGCCGGGGCTGGAGGCGTACCCGGTCGACGAGATCCCGGCCGGCGAGCCGACGCCTGGTCGGGGCGACCCAGCGACCGTGGCCTACGTGCACTTCACCCACGGCACGACCGGGGCTCCCAAGCCGATCGAACTGACCCACCGCAACCTGGTCGCCAACGCCGCGCAGACCGCGCAAGTCCACGAGCTCGACCAGCTGGACATCGTGCTCAACCACCTGCCGGTGTACCACAACATGCACCTCAACGGCGCGGTGTGGGCCGGGGCCACCCAGGTGCTGTGCGTCGACCCCGACCCGGCCGCCGCCATCGCCATGGCCAACGCCCACCGGGTGCGCTGCCTTTACGCTCAGCCCGGCCAGCTCGCCCGGCTCGCCGCCGACCCCCGGCTGTCCACGTTCCACCTCGACACCGTCGAGGTGATCCGCACCGGGGGCACGGACCTGCGCCCGGCCGTCGCGACCGCGCTGTCGGAGCGGTTCGGCGTGCCGGTCATCCAGGGGTACGGCATGGTGGAGACCGCCGCGCTCACCCACTCCGACCGGCGGGCCCGGCCCACCGTCGGCTCGGTCGGGCCGGCCGTGCCGGGCACCGAGTGCCGGATCGTGGACGTCGACACCCGCGAACCCCTCGGCCCCGGTACCCCCGGCGAAGTGCTCGTCCGGGGACCGCAGGTCGCCGCCGGCCGGGTCGACGCGGACGGCTGGCTGGCCACCGGGGACCTCGGCCACGTCGACGACATCGGGACGCTGACCCTCGTCGACCGGCTGGGGGACGTGTTCAAGGTGGGCAACGAACTCGTGTCGCCCACCGAGATCGAGCGGGTCCTGCTGGACCATCCCGACGTGCACGAGTGCGCGGTAGTCGGCTACCCCGACGACATCCTCGGCCAGGTCCCGTACGCGCTGATCGTGCAGTCCCCGCCGGACCCCGACCGGCTCGCCGAGCTGCTGGAATCCGCCAACAAGCTGCTCCCGGCGCACCAGCGCCTGCACAGCGTCAGCGCCGTCGACGCCATTCCCGGCGCCCGATTCGGCAAGATCCATCGCCGCGAACTGCGGGACCGGATCGCCCCGACACCCCAAGGAGAACAATGA
- a CDS encoding dTDP-4-dehydrorhamnose 3,5-epimerase family protein — translation MRPLRVRDAWVTSLQPHHDDRGKFIEWFQKDPLLAATGRALPLAQANVSVSRRGVLRGVHFVDVPDGQAKWVSCVAGRVLDVVVDVRVGSPTYGQFDAVMLGEGEWRAVYMAEGLGHAFMALTESAVVAYLCSARYVAGRERSVNPLDPDLALPWPDDVERIVSAKDTAAPTLAEAEELGILPRYADCVRLGATT, via the coding sequence ATGCGGCCACTACGGGTCCGGGACGCGTGGGTGACGTCCCTGCAACCGCACCACGATGACCGTGGGAAGTTCATCGAGTGGTTCCAGAAGGACCCACTCCTGGCGGCCACCGGACGGGCGCTCCCGCTCGCCCAGGCCAACGTGTCCGTGTCCCGGCGCGGCGTCCTGCGCGGGGTGCACTTCGTCGACGTGCCGGACGGTCAGGCCAAGTGGGTCAGCTGCGTGGCGGGCCGGGTCCTCGACGTCGTCGTCGACGTCCGGGTGGGTTCGCCGACGTACGGGCAGTTCGACGCCGTCATGCTCGGCGAGGGCGAGTGGCGGGCCGTGTACATGGCCGAAGGGCTTGGGCACGCGTTCATGGCGCTCACCGAGTCGGCGGTCGTGGCGTACCTGTGCTCGGCGCGGTACGTCGCCGGCCGGGAGCGGTCCGTCAACCCGCTCGACCCGGACCTCGCCCTGCCGTGGCCGGACGACGTGGAGCGCATCGTGTCCGCGAAGGACACCGCCGCGCCGACGCTCGCCGAGGCCGAGGAGCTCGGCATCCTGCCGCGGTACGCCGACTGCGTCCGGCTGGGGGCCACCACATGA
- the rfbD gene encoding dTDP-4-dehydrorhamnose reductase, producing the protein MTTWLVTGAHGMLGREVVAALRDGDVTAVGRGDLDITDAGAVARVVAGHDIVVNCAAWTDVDGAELHEEAAFGANALGPAFLAEACRRSGAALLHVSSDYVFAGDATEPYPPGAPLAPLSSYGRGKAAGEWAVRAILPERSWIVRTAWLYGERTTGFVPTMLRCAAVGRQVDVIDDVWGHPTWARHVAGRLVGLVDADVPAGVYHAASAGGATWHSFAQAIYSAAGADPELVRPTPASGVPRPARRPARSLLADDQWPQVGLPRLPHWRTAWEQAYPELAAAGMPGTAH; encoded by the coding sequence ATGACGACATGGTTGGTCACAGGGGCACACGGCATGCTCGGCAGGGAGGTCGTCGCGGCCCTGCGGGACGGTGACGTCACGGCGGTCGGGCGCGGGGACCTCGACATCACCGATGCCGGGGCGGTCGCCCGCGTCGTGGCCGGCCACGACATCGTGGTCAACTGCGCCGCGTGGACGGACGTCGACGGCGCCGAACTGCACGAGGAGGCCGCGTTCGGGGCCAACGCGCTCGGGCCGGCGTTCCTCGCCGAGGCCTGCCGGCGCTCGGGCGCGGCCCTGCTCCACGTCTCCAGCGACTACGTGTTCGCCGGCGACGCCACCGAGCCCTACCCGCCCGGCGCGCCGCTCGCCCCGCTGTCGTCCTACGGCCGGGGCAAGGCCGCAGGGGAGTGGGCCGTGCGGGCGATCCTGCCCGAACGGTCCTGGATCGTGCGGACGGCGTGGCTGTACGGCGAGCGGACCACCGGCTTCGTGCCCACGATGCTGCGGTGCGCCGCCGTGGGCCGCCAGGTCGACGTCATCGACGACGTGTGGGGCCACCCGACCTGGGCGCGGCACGTCGCCGGCCGCCTGGTCGGGCTCGTCGACGCGGACGTGCCGGCCGGCGTCTACCACGCCGCGTCGGCCGGCGGCGCCACCTGGCACTCCTTCGCCCAGGCGATCTACAGCGCGGCCGGGGCCGATCCGGAGCTGGTCCGCCCGACGCCGGCCAGCGGGGTTCCCCGCCCCGCCCGCCGCCCGGCCCGGTCCCTGCTCGCCGACGACCAGTGGCCCCAGGTCGGCCTGCCCCGGTTGCCGCACTGGCGGACCGCCTGGGAGCAGGCCTACCCGGAGCTGGCCGCGGCCGGCATGCCGGGCACGGCGCACTGA
- a CDS encoding nucleotide disphospho-sugar-binding domain-containing protein, producing the protein MRILLTSGPMHGHLMQLVPLAWALRAAGHEVLVATPADFVPATTATGLPAASVAEPVSMARMISYDRSGAPVAWTADAHGRTERSGRGFARLAAHTLAGTRALVRSWRPDLVVSEPTEYSGPLAAGEAGVPWLEHWWGLAIDPGYRVAAESELAPELEELGLAGIPAPWRVLDVCPPSLQRPGLPERGLMRYVPYNGNGAIPAWVHEPRSRPRVCVTLGSVLPQFVAPALARAVAALDGIGAEIVLAADPKVVADLGPLPDSVRAAGWLPLGVVLPGCDLSVHHGGPGSTWSSFVSGLPQLVLPGASDTPAYARAVAAAGAGEQLDAADLDPFADACSRLLAEPSYRRAAGAVAREIASMPSPAEVVARLVL; encoded by the coding sequence ATGCGCATCCTTCTGACGAGCGGCCCCATGCACGGCCACCTGATGCAACTCGTTCCGTTGGCGTGGGCCCTGCGCGCGGCCGGCCACGAGGTCCTGGTCGCCACCCCCGCCGACTTCGTTCCCGCCACGACCGCCACCGGCCTGCCAGCGGCCTCCGTCGCCGAACCGGTGTCGATGGCCCGAATGATCTCCTACGACCGGTCCGGCGCGCCGGTGGCCTGGACGGCGGACGCGCACGGTCGCACCGAGCGCAGCGGGCGCGGATTCGCCCGGCTCGCCGCGCACACCCTCGCCGGTACCCGCGCCCTGGTGCGCTCGTGGCGGCCCGACCTGGTGGTGAGCGAGCCGACCGAGTACAGCGGACCGCTGGCCGCCGGTGAGGCCGGCGTGCCGTGGCTGGAGCACTGGTGGGGGCTCGCCATCGACCCCGGCTACCGGGTGGCCGCCGAGTCCGAACTCGCCCCGGAACTCGAGGAACTGGGGCTGGCCGGCATCCCCGCCCCGTGGCGGGTCCTCGACGTCTGCCCGCCGTCGTTGCAGCGCCCCGGGCTGCCGGAGCGTGGACTCATGCGGTACGTGCCGTACAACGGCAACGGCGCGATCCCCGCCTGGGTGCACGAACCACGGTCCCGGCCCCGCGTCTGCGTGACGCTCGGCAGCGTCCTGCCGCAGTTCGTCGCGCCAGCCCTGGCCCGGGCCGTGGCGGCACTCGACGGGATCGGCGCGGAGATCGTGCTGGCCGCCGACCCGAAGGTGGTCGCGGACCTGGGGCCGCTGCCCGACTCGGTACGCGCCGCCGGCTGGCTGCCGCTCGGCGTCGTCCTGCCCGGCTGCGACCTCAGCGTGCACCACGGCGGGCCCGGTTCGACGTGGTCGTCGTTCGTCTCGGGGCTGCCCCAGCTGGTCCTGCCGGGCGCGTCGGACACTCCCGCTTACGCCCGGGCGGTCGCCGCGGCGGGCGCCGGCGAACAGCTCGACGCGGCCGACCTCGACCCGTTCGCCGACGCGTGCTCCCGGCTGCTGGCCGAGCCGTCCTACCGCCGGGCGGCCGGGGCGGTGGCCCGGGAGATCGCGTCGATGCCGTCCCCGGCAGAAGTCGTCGCCCGGCTCGTTCTCTAG
- a CDS encoding nucleotide disphospho-sugar-binding domain-containing protein, producing MRLLFTMFPSPSHFNPMVPLAWACRAAGHEVAVASTPALAEAVVASGLPYTPVGVDRDSRQTWRAPQLATWHEQDRWPDDWPIRTEVLRPDQRELLANLGRQQCVTAEGMVDDLVAFGRRWRADLVVHDAVSFAGPVAAAALGVPNVSSLWGSPGLQRLEMSDLLEDPLPEYERLFARFGVPTRLWPSAWVDPCPPSLNFPAPVERWPVRYVPYNGPGLAPEWTTVPDPARPRVCVTWGATAAKFLGAAAVEPVHRAVRAAAGLDVEVVVATTETQRPLLEPLASERVRLVERVPLHRLLPTCAAVLHHGGSGTTLTAATYGVPQLTVTRRPEPTLNGQSVVRAGAGAHRLEPELPPGEEGVALLRSDLLGLLEDPGYAAAADRLRAELAAQPPPSALVAALEGLTSTLTT from the coding sequence ATGCGCTTGTTGTTCACGATGTTCCCGTCGCCGTCCCACTTCAACCCGATGGTGCCGTTGGCCTGGGCCTGCCGCGCCGCGGGGCACGAGGTCGCCGTCGCGAGTACGCCGGCGCTCGCCGAGGCGGTCGTCGCCTCCGGGCTGCCGTACACGCCGGTCGGCGTCGACCGCGACTCCCGGCAGACCTGGCGGGCCCCGCAGCTCGCGACGTGGCACGAGCAGGACCGGTGGCCGGACGACTGGCCGATACGGACCGAGGTGCTCCGCCCCGACCAGCGCGAACTCCTGGCCAACCTGGGCCGGCAGCAGTGCGTCACCGCCGAGGGGATGGTCGATGACCTGGTGGCTTTCGGCCGGCGCTGGCGGGCCGACCTCGTCGTGCACGACGCGGTGAGCTTCGCTGGACCGGTCGCGGCGGCGGCCCTCGGCGTGCCCAATGTGAGCAGCCTGTGGGGGAGCCCCGGGCTCCAGCGGCTCGAGATGTCCGACCTGCTGGAGGACCCCCTGCCGGAGTACGAGCGGCTGTTCGCCCGGTTCGGCGTTCCGACCCGGCTGTGGCCGTCTGCGTGGGTGGACCCGTGCCCGCCCAGCCTCAACTTCCCCGCACCGGTCGAACGGTGGCCGGTCCGGTACGTGCCGTACAACGGCCCGGGCCTGGCTCCGGAGTGGACGACCGTGCCCGACCCGGCCCGGCCGCGGGTCTGCGTCACCTGGGGCGCCACCGCGGCGAAGTTCCTCGGCGCCGCCGCCGTCGAGCCCGTACACCGGGCCGTGCGCGCCGCGGCCGGCCTCGACGTCGAGGTGGTGGTGGCCACGACCGAGACCCAGCGCCCCCTCCTCGAACCGCTCGCCTCCGAGCGGGTCCGGCTCGTCGAACGGGTGCCGCTGCACCGGCTCCTGCCCACCTGCGCGGCGGTCCTGCACCACGGCGGCTCCGGCACGACGCTGACCGCCGCCACGTACGGCGTCCCACAGCTGACGGTGACGCGCCGGCCCGAGCCGACCCTCAACGGTCAGTCCGTGGTGCGGGCCGGTGCCGGAGCGCACCGCCTCGAACCGGAACTGCCCCCCGGCGAGGAGGGCGTGGCGCTGCTGCGGTCCGACCTGCTCGGCCTGCTGGAGGACCCCGGATACGCCGCGGCGGCCGACCGCCTCCGCGCCGAGCTCGCCGCCCAACCGCCGCCCAGCGCGCTCGTCGCGGCGCTGGAAGGCCTCACCTCGACCCTCACGACCTAG
- a CDS encoding acyltransferase family protein, translated as MRSTEKIQLRSLTGLRGVFALIVLGAHFTTVGLTAPQGTANASPLHRVLEALFAHGSVAVSGFFLLSGFVLTWVSRPGDTLREFYQRRFAKVYPIHALTTAVALAFVIASFGVPVWNLIASHFLLVQSWVPSEFFYFGVNGVTWSLACEAFFYLLFPGLLILLSRARAVGLYVTAGICALLVFTLPALVNGVFSLVNPDPFEFVPTSEAGGPVTFWFAYVFPPARLPEFVIGIALALLVKRASWRGPGVAVCLALCVVGWVVNDNLPGWGHFQAGMLIPWALLIAALASVDIHGGWSPLRWRAVVWFGEISFSFYASHLIVQEQVVLRLGAWMHHQGWVPDNTVTWHWYQAVPFFLLDAVITTLVAWGLFRLVELPMQRLLRPRTRRPADTPVPALADQNA; from the coding sequence GTGCGCAGTACGGAAAAGATCCAATTGAGATCCCTGACCGGGCTGCGGGGCGTGTTCGCCCTGATCGTGCTCGGCGCCCACTTCACCACCGTGGGCCTGACCGCACCGCAGGGCACCGCCAACGCTTCCCCCCTGCACCGGGTTCTGGAGGCCCTGTTCGCCCACGGCAGCGTCGCCGTGTCGGGATTCTTTCTACTGAGCGGGTTCGTCCTGACCTGGGTGAGCCGCCCGGGTGACACCCTGCGCGAGTTCTACCAGCGCCGCTTCGCCAAGGTGTACCCGATCCACGCGCTCACCACCGCCGTCGCGCTCGCCTTCGTGATCGCCTCCTTCGGCGTCCCGGTGTGGAACCTGATCGCCTCGCACTTCCTCCTGGTGCAGTCCTGGGTGCCCAGCGAGTTCTTCTACTTCGGCGTCAACGGCGTGACGTGGTCCCTGGCCTGCGAGGCGTTCTTCTACCTGCTGTTCCCCGGCCTGCTGATCCTGCTGTCGCGGGCCCGGGCCGTGGGCCTGTACGTGACGGCCGGGATCTGCGCGCTGCTGGTGTTCACGCTGCCGGCCCTGGTGAACGGCGTGTTCAGCCTGGTCAACCCGGATCCGTTCGAGTTCGTGCCCACCTCGGAGGCCGGCGGTCCGGTCACCTTCTGGTTCGCCTACGTGTTCCCGCCGGCCCGGCTGCCGGAGTTCGTCATCGGCATCGCGCTGGCCCTACTGGTCAAGCGCGCGTCCTGGCGCGGCCCCGGCGTCGCGGTCTGCCTGGCGCTGTGCGTCGTCGGCTGGGTCGTCAACGACAACCTGCCCGGCTGGGGCCACTTCCAGGCCGGGATGCTCATCCCCTGGGCGCTGCTGATCGCGGCGCTGGCCTCGGTCGACATCCACGGCGGATGGTCGCCGCTGCGCTGGCGGGCGGTGGTGTGGTTCGGCGAGATCTCCTTCTCCTTCTACGCCTCGCACCTGATCGTGCAGGAACAGGTCGTGCTCCGGCTGGGGGCCTGGATGCACCACCAGGGCTGGGTGCCCGACAACACGGTGACCTGGCACTGGTACCAGGCCGTGCCCTTCTTCCTGCTCGACGCGGTGATCACGACCCTGGTCGCCTGGGGCCTGTTCCGACTCGTGGAGTTGCCGATGCAGCGGCTCCTGCGCCCCCGCACCCGCAGGCCGGCGGACACCCCCGTCCCGGCCCTCGCCGACCAGAACGCCTGA